Proteins encoded by one window of Rhea pennata isolate bPtePen1 chromosome 11, bPtePen1.pri, whole genome shotgun sequence:
- the BMP15 gene encoding bone morphogenetic protein 15 codes for MASLGPLASLLFLAVLLSREPAAQRAPPAAGPLPAALPLLRALQERAPGGRGWRAPPAGGQPLRYMLDLYRRAADRQGRPRRRRGGLGTNTVRLVRASSSGRQPWAGRWYVQPLAYRLESQPAAERLLRAVVVYPQSLALARGHLLCALEPAAGEAPLGPGAPRRRGPRGWAEADVTPYLTAGNGSVAAPALRLRHVCVRAGWASGPNDTTAVPGEPFLLLYLNDTRAGPQPQAGGPGPLLRRRAREAPNLAQDLPGYLRDQGAEKSDCSLRSFPVSFAQLGWDHWIIAPHRYNPRYCKGACPRLLRYDYHAPNHAVVQNFVHQLVDASVPRPSCVPYRYSPISVLMIEHNGGILYKEYENMIAESCTCR; via the exons atGGCCTCCCTCGGCCCCCTCGCCAGCCTGCTCTTCCTCGCCGTGCTGCTTTCCCGGGAGCCGGCCGCCCAGCGGGCGCCGCCAGCTGCCggccccctgcccgccgccctGCCCCTGCTGCGGGCCCTGCAGGAGCGGGCACCGGGCGGCCGGGGCtggcgggcgccgccggccggcgGGCAGCCCCTGCGCTACATGCTGGACCTGTACCGGCGCGCTGCCGACCGCCaagggcggccccggcgccgccgtgGCGGCCTGGGCACCAACACCGTCCGCCTGGTGCGGGCCAGCTCCTCCGGGCGCCAGCCCTGGGCAG gtCGCTGGTACGTGCAGCCCCTCGCCTACCGCCTGGAGAGCCAGCCGGCAGCCGAGCGCCTGCTGCGCGCCGTGGTGGTGTACCCGCAAAGCCTGGCGCTGGCCCGCGGCCACCTCCTGTGCGCCCTGGAGCCGGCGGCTGGCGAGGCGCCGCTCGGgcccggggctccgcgccgccgcgggccccggggcTGGGCCGAAGCAGATGTCACCCCGTACCTGACAGCAGGCAATGGCAGCGTGGCGGCCCCGGCCCTCCGCCTGCGGCACGTGTGCGTCCGGGCGGGCTGGGCCAGCGGCCCCAACGACACCACCGCTGTCCCCGGCGAGCCCTTCCTCCTGCTCTACTTGAACGACACGCGGGCCGGGCCCCAGCCGCAGGCAGGGGGGCCCGGGCCCCTGCTGCGGCGCCGGGCCCGCGAGGCGCCCAACCTGGCCCAGGACCTCCCCGGCTACCTGCGGGACCAGGGGGCCGAGAAGAGCGACTGCTCCCTGCGCTCCTTCCCCGTCAGCTTTGCCCAGCTGGGCTGGGACCACTGGATCATCGCGCCGCACCGCTACAACCCCCGGTACTGCAAGGGCGCCTGTCCCCGCCTGCTCCGCTACGACTACCACGCGCCCAACCACGCCGTGGTGCAGAACTTTGTCCACCAGCTGGTGGACGCCAGCGTGCCCCGGCCCTCCTGCGTCCCCTACCGCTACAGCCCCATCAGCGTCCTCATGATCGAGCACAACGGCGGCATCCTCTACAAGGAGTACGAGAACATGATCGCAGAGTCCTGCACGTGCCGGTAA